One genomic window of Chrysiogenes arsenatis DSM 11915 includes the following:
- a CDS encoding coproporphyrinogen-III oxidase family protein yields the protein MLVHLQRLWHEKSSKNLLPSKVTASWGIYIHIPFCQSKCGYCSFYSEVPSDQTIVPFVQALIQQISATEFVPPPNAPYSLYFGGGTPSLLSTQQIQQLVGLVTAKIGFPPIEVTLECNPNLTHDQMVRLQDAGINRISVGIQTTNVDLLRRIDRCCESKNIDEVLLTAQGRGMNVSVDFITGIPGANTDQTIRDISYYTFVDHISLYVLTLSETHQLSLSIDEDFQVECFNRAAEYLQQNGFTWYEISNFAKAGKESFHNSLYWRAATIYAFGPGACGKGAKTRYRNQANLSGYIAANGLLPLDIDEFLSPVDIRYEALILPLRTSTGITPVEIAQQPVATQNQIAALLTQGVLLRQSDDSVIIAPQYWLLYNEIIYRLTDNR from the coding sequence TTGCTGGTACACCTTCAGCGACTTTGGCACGAAAAAAGCTCGAAGAACTTGCTGCCCAGTAAAGTAACCGCATCGTGGGGGATATACATACATATCCCCTTTTGCCAATCCAAATGTGGGTATTGTAGTTTTTATTCTGAAGTACCCTCTGATCAGACCATCGTCCCTTTTGTGCAAGCACTCATACAACAAATCTCCGCGACTGAATTTGTTCCTCCCCCAAATGCGCCGTATTCACTTTATTTTGGTGGAGGTACGCCATCTCTCCTGTCTACTCAGCAAATACAACAGTTAGTTGGGCTCGTGACGGCGAAGATTGGATTTCCCCCCATTGAAGTAACTTTAGAATGCAATCCAAACCTGACACACGATCAAATGGTGCGATTGCAGGATGCTGGAATCAACCGCATCAGCGTCGGCATACAGACAACGAACGTTGACCTTTTAAGGCGGATTGATAGGTGTTGCGAGAGTAAAAATATTGACGAGGTACTGCTCACGGCACAAGGCCGTGGCATGAATGTTTCTGTAGATTTTATCACTGGAATACCAGGGGCAAATACAGACCAAACGATTCGTGATATTTCATACTACACGTTTGTTGACCATATTTCGCTCTATGTGCTGACGCTGAGCGAAACGCATCAACTAAGCCTTTCAATAGATGAAGATTTTCAAGTTGAATGTTTCAACCGAGCCGCAGAGTATCTCCAACAAAACGGTTTTACGTGGTACGAAATTTCTAATTTCGCCAAAGCTGGCAAAGAAAGCTTCCATAATTCACTCTATTGGCGTGCTGCCACTATCTATGCTTTTGGTCCAGGTGCGTGCGGTAAAGGGGCAAAAACGCGTTATCGCAACCAAGCCAACCTATCAGGGTACATTGCTGCAAATGGGCTTTTGCCACTCGATATCGACGAATTTCTTTCGCCAGTGGATATACGGTACGAAGCGCTCATATTGCCACTCCGCACCTCTACCGGAATAACGCCCGTTGAGATCGCACAACAGCCAGTGGCAACACAGAACCAAATCGCCGCATTGCTCACGCAAGGTGTTCTCTTGCGCCAGTCAGATGACTCCGTCATCATCGCGCCACAGTATTGGCTCCTGTATAACGAGATTATCTACCGCCTAACTGATAATAGATAA
- a CDS encoding tetratricopeptide repeat protein, producing MTLHAMTRLTMVLLLAATLQGCMVPFGEGQTVDQQRQQVLNETAPVGVQLEHLRMDNANLHALNQALARDLMALRQQVNNNTVNLDYLRNVLGTMQSEMQGAPSASSRSTSTQTSRPAPSAAPSKSVPPATAAVKPAAPLPSAGVRPPAITSPSSTPLSPSSPTSATDTGLPSALSPEGTTADKAMLPNEAPITTPSRDTFSDMSGEPTALYNQALTYYRANDPQRALIAFDQVYRNFPQSSLADNSLYWAGEIYYAQKDYTTAYDYFDKVTRNYPTGNKVSDSYLKKGYSLEMMGKRSEAIDILMYTVDSFAGTPSATLARKKLEELAAQ from the coding sequence ATGACACTACATGCGATGACCCGCCTTACCATGGTTCTTTTACTCGCTGCAACATTGCAAGGTTGCATGGTGCCATTTGGAGAGGGTCAAACGGTCGATCAGCAACGGCAGCAAGTCCTGAATGAGACAGCACCTGTGGGAGTTCAACTTGAACACCTTCGCATGGATAATGCAAACTTACATGCACTGAATCAAGCGCTTGCGCGTGACTTAATGGCGCTACGTCAGCAAGTCAATAACAATACCGTAAATTTAGATTATCTACGCAATGTACTCGGCACCATGCAATCTGAGATGCAAGGCGCGCCGTCCGCTTCATCTCGTTCCACTTCCACACAAACATCCCGTCCAGCACCGTCTGCTGCACCATCAAAGTCCGTTCCTCCAGCAACGGCAGCAGTAAAGCCAGCGGCACCTCTGCCATCTGCGGGTGTTCGTCCCCCGGCAATTACGTCGCCGTCATCAACTCCTCTTTCTCCTTCTTCTCCGACCTCTGCTACTGACACTGGATTGCCCTCTGCACTTAGCCCAGAAGGTACTACCGCTGACAAAGCTATGCTACCGAATGAAGCACCGATTACCACGCCTTCACGGGATACATTTTCTGATATGAGTGGTGAACCGACTGCATTATATAACCAAGCATTAACGTACTACCGTGCTAACGATCCACAGCGCGCCTTAATCGCTTTTGATCAGGTATATCGCAATTTCCCTCAATCTTCGCTCGCCGATAATTCACTTTATTGGGCTGGTGAAATTTACTATGCTCAGAAAGATTATACGACAGCGTATGACTATTTTGACAAAGTAACCCGCAATTATCCGACAGGGAATAAAGTGTCTGATAGTTATCTTAAAAAAGGATACTCGTTAGAGATGATGGGTAAACGCAGCGAAGCTATCGATATTTTGATGTATACCGTCGATTCCTTTGCTGGTACACCTTCAGCGACTTTGGCACGAAAAAAGCTCGAAGAACTTGCTGCCCAGTAA
- a CDS encoding sigma-54-dependent transcriptional regulator produces the protein MKRILIVDDEKTHRYMLRIHLEDAGYTVEEAIHGEDALSIIAQQPFDAILLDVQMDVMDGLTFLGALRKTGDITPVIIITAYSTVKTAVSAMKLGATDFLGKPVDSDELLKVLQRILKKGFTKAEVSVVSSYTFHGVWSPSGLGKVLSLLEMVAPTDASVLVLGESGTGKEIIAQSIHENSPRAKGNFLAVNCAALNENLIESELFGHEKGAFTGAAARKQGKFEQASGGTLLLDEVGELPPAAQAKLLRAIQERVIERVGGTQSVHVDVRIIAATNRDLKKMVEDGSFREDLFFRLNVFPVEIPPLRERREELPLLISFFIEKYAARFGKLIQGYSDSFLTKLKSYSFPGNIRELENIVERAIILCRTQMLDVTHLPELASHAMQSGQKTVSIKDNEKNLIIEALRKTDGNKSKAAELLGIARRTLHYKIREYGLE, from the coding sequence ATGAAACGAATACTTATAGTTGATGATGAAAAAACGCACCGTTATATGTTGCGGATTCACCTTGAAGATGCTGGCTATACCGTAGAAGAGGCTATACATGGTGAAGACGCTCTCTCAATCATTGCACAGCAACCGTTTGATGCCATCTTACTTGATGTTCAAATGGACGTGATGGATGGGTTGACGTTCCTTGGCGCGCTACGCAAAACAGGCGATATTACGCCAGTTATTATCATTACGGCGTACTCAACTGTCAAAACAGCTGTTTCAGCCATGAAACTTGGTGCAACAGATTTTTTAGGCAAACCAGTCGACTCTGATGAGCTTTTAAAAGTACTGCAGCGTATTCTAAAAAAGGGTTTCACTAAGGCAGAAGTCTCTGTAGTTTCTTCATATACCTTTCACGGTGTATGGTCCCCTTCAGGATTAGGCAAAGTGCTTTCTTTGCTAGAAATGGTTGCCCCTACTGATGCTTCTGTCTTAGTCCTTGGAGAATCGGGAACTGGTAAAGAGATTATTGCTCAGTCTATCCACGAAAATTCGCCGCGGGCGAAAGGGAATTTTCTTGCGGTTAACTGCGCCGCCCTAAACGAAAACCTTATCGAATCCGAATTATTTGGCCATGAAAAAGGTGCTTTTACCGGTGCTGCCGCCCGCAAACAAGGAAAATTCGAACAAGCCAGTGGAGGGACTCTGCTCCTTGATGAAGTGGGTGAGCTTCCGCCTGCTGCACAAGCAAAGTTGTTACGAGCGATTCAGGAAAGAGTTATTGAAAGAGTGGGTGGCACTCAAAGTGTTCACGTCGATGTGCGCATAATTGCCGCAACCAATAGAGACCTCAAAAAAATGGTCGAAGACGGATCATTTCGAGAAGATCTTTTTTTTCGCCTGAATGTTTTTCCCGTTGAGATTCCACCACTTCGCGAACGTCGCGAAGAGTTGCCTCTGCTTATTTCGTTCTTCATAGAAAAATATGCGGCGCGGTTTGGCAAGCTGATTCAAGGATACTCAGATAGCTTTCTGACAAAACTAAAGTCGTACTCTTTCCCGGGAAACATCAGAGAATTAGAAAACATAGTGGAACGTGCCATCATTCTGTGCCGCACACAAATGCTTGATGTCACACACCTCCCTGAGCTGGCTTCTCACGCCATGCAAAGCGGTCAAAAAACTGTTTCGATAAAAGATAACGAAAAAAACCTTATTATTGAGGCCTTGCGAAAAACCGATGGGAATAAATCAAAAGCAGCTGAATTACTCGGTATTGCACGTCGAACCTTGCACTATAAAATCCGCGAATATGGTTTAGAGTAA
- a CDS encoding ATP-binding protein — translation MNLFLRKIKIILLLAIILNASAVVIHGVSAYRSVDAFRSSMIGLGRTIIHSFESGNRVFRVYSQHSMESMRIFLQDLSRQESIRNFIIFDRNGKVLLSLGTIDQAYLMVNQNREELVVETEDLFYFYKPFNPIVPLVSPSRESDNIWRMHPRFHFEGDVPVQELTILLVLDKSNLNVLKHKQLFNMFQMIAVQIILLITFYYSIKLIKLYQISQERLRRAEKDAELGSFSNILAHEIRNPLSAMSGLIRFAIKKTPDGQVQEVLENALNETGRLNKIVEDFMAYGKDIPLETKSVNPAELAQRAAQIVYYDMQSKNITLQTHFANVVSDRQIDPEKLLQVLVNLLLNSIQGSPEGAPIELRVTEREILIINQIPEGTQIDKNKIFEPFYTTKSQGSGLGLAISKKIIEQHGFTLGVHSVNPFSIAICFEPQERS, via the coding sequence ATGAACCTTTTTCTTCGAAAAATAAAAATTATTCTTCTCTTAGCTATTATATTGAATGCTTCAGCGGTAGTAATTCATGGTGTGTCGGCATACCGGAGCGTGGACGCTTTTAGAAGTAGCATGATAGGTCTTGGCAGGACGATTATCCATTCGTTTGAAAGTGGCAATCGAGTTTTTCGTGTGTACTCGCAACACTCTATGGAGAGTATGCGGATTTTCCTGCAAGACCTTTCGAGGCAGGAAAGCATTCGTAATTTTATCATTTTTGACCGCAACGGAAAAGTGCTCTTGTCACTTGGAACCATTGATCAAGCCTATTTGATGGTAAATCAAAATCGCGAAGAGCTTGTGGTTGAAACAGAAGACTTGTTCTATTTTTACAAGCCATTCAATCCGATTGTGCCACTTGTTTCTCCTTCTCGCGAGTCAGACAACATCTGGCGCATGCATCCCCGTTTTCACTTTGAAGGCGACGTACCAGTGCAGGAACTCACTATTTTACTGGTACTTGATAAAAGCAACCTAAACGTCCTCAAGCACAAGCAACTTTTTAATATGTTTCAAATGATTGCTGTGCAAATTATTTTACTTATCACCTTTTACTACAGTATTAAGCTTATTAAATTGTACCAAATTAGTCAGGAAAGACTTCGTCGTGCTGAAAAAGACGCCGAATTGGGAAGTTTTTCAAATATTCTGGCTCATGAAATCCGTAACCCTTTAAGTGCGATGTCAGGCTTGATCCGTTTTGCCATTAAAAAAACACCCGATGGTCAGGTGCAAGAGGTCTTAGAAAATGCCCTGAATGAGACCGGCCGACTGAATAAAATCGTTGAAGACTTCATGGCATATGGAAAAGATATCCCACTTGAAACCAAATCGGTCAATCCAGCAGAATTAGCTCAAAGAGCCGCTCAGATTGTCTATTACGATATGCAAAGCAAAAACATCACTCTGCAAACTCACTTTGCCAATGTGGTATCTGACCGTCAAATAGACCCTGAAAAACTCCTTCAAGTTCTTGTAAATTTGTTACTTAATAGCATTCAAGGTTCGCCTGAAGGGGCTCCTATTGAGTTGCGCGTTACCGAACGGGAAATTCTTATTATAAATCAGATCCCTGAGGGTACACAAATCGACAAAAATAAAATTTTTGAACCTTTTTACACGACCAAGTCGCAAGGATCAGGGTTAGGTCTCGCAATTAGTAAGAAAATCATTGAACAGCACGGATTTACGCTTGGGGTACACTCAGTAAATCCTTTTTCTATTGCAATATGTTTTGAACCTCAGGAGCGCTCATGA
- a CDS encoding type II secretion system F family protein: MSLYRYTAFDTNGKATKGRIEAESETHAIRKLKSSGLFLETIAEARGSSLLRKQFGSHRGLKKALPLSFTQLASLVASNMPLVDALDALAASEPNQTLSGVFANISSGIRGGSTFSDTLGHYPHIFDDTIVSLIRAAESSGNLESVLNSLAETMNRRREVNAKLLSALAYPSAVFMVGIAVVVFMLTSVVPMVTQVFEGAKATLPMITQIVLAASDFLAAYGILLFFVIVAGTTLFVFLYKKNLSWQRWVAKILLRLPIIGNLLVKTILARFGNTLSSMLSGGVPLVRALEQSAAVSGNIYVQEKIIEVAQRVVQGMNVDAALKNAAVFPDLFVNMVGTGRKAGNLPDMIHRVAIIYQMEAMRVIDAFLAIIEPLMILLIGTLVAVIMAATLLPIFELNTLIR, encoded by the coding sequence ATGTCTTTATATCGGTATACCGCATTTGATACCAACGGCAAAGCAACTAAAGGACGTATTGAAGCGGAAAGCGAAACGCACGCGATACGAAAGCTTAAATCGAGCGGATTATTTCTCGAAACGATTGCAGAAGCGCGTGGTTCTTCGTTATTACGCAAGCAGTTTGGTTCCCATCGCGGATTAAAAAAAGCACTCCCATTGAGCTTTACACAGTTGGCTTCATTGGTTGCGAGTAATATGCCTTTAGTCGATGCCCTTGACGCACTGGCTGCTTCTGAACCAAATCAAACGCTTTCTGGTGTATTTGCCAATATATCGTCGGGTATTCGTGGCGGTTCAACCTTTTCTGATACGCTTGGGCACTATCCTCATATTTTTGACGACACCATTGTATCGTTAATCCGTGCTGCGGAAAGCTCAGGTAACCTTGAATCGGTACTCAACTCATTAGCCGAAACAATGAACCGTCGTCGTGAAGTAAATGCCAAGCTCCTTTCCGCGCTCGCCTATCCTTCAGCTGTGTTTATGGTTGGAATTGCCGTTGTCGTGTTCATGTTAACGTCTGTAGTGCCGATGGTTACTCAAGTATTTGAAGGGGCGAAAGCCACGTTGCCGATGATCACGCAAATTGTCCTTGCTGCAAGTGATTTCTTGGCCGCGTATGGGATATTGCTCTTCTTTGTCATCGTTGCCGGAACGACTCTTTTTGTGTTTCTTTACAAGAAAAATCTTAGCTGGCAGCGCTGGGTTGCTAAAATCTTGCTCCGTCTTCCGATCATCGGTAATTTACTTGTTAAAACCATTCTTGCCCGGTTTGGCAATACGCTTTCTTCTATGCTCAGTGGAGGAGTTCCTCTTGTGCGCGCTTTGGAACAATCTGCCGCAGTGTCGGGAAATATTTATGTGCAAGAAAAAATCATTGAAGTAGCACAACGAGTTGTTCAGGGGATGAATGTCGATGCCGCACTCAAAAATGCTGCGGTTTTCCCTGATCTTTTTGTCAATATGGTGGGAACTGGTCGAAAAGCCGGAAATTTACCAGATATGATCCATAGGGTTGCAATTATTTATCAAATGGAAGCTATGCGCGTCATAGATGCTTTTCTGGCTATTATCGAGCCACTTATGATTCTCTTAATTGGGACTCTCGTTGCCGTTATTATGGCCGCTACTCTCTTGCCAATTTTTGAACTGAATACACTCATACGTTAA
- a CDS encoding GspE/PulE family protein: MSQEAHFHIPNTAICAGRNAKGQPIIFVATEEDRHKGEFAAFALREAVDVQVVGYEKLSTFESRILNEAGVGQENVLSAIEEIDDFEEAENLLESSQDDAPVIHWVASAISRALSRGSSDIHIEPYEKFSKLRFRIDGVLHDVATLPKKAHQPVITRIKVLAALNVAESRLPQDGRMRVKMGNNHTDLRISTIPSSFGERVVLRLLEGAGTDLTLEHVGFTGSQKERFQRAIFQPNGIILVTGPTGSGKTTTLYAALRELKSPERNILTIEDPVEYRIEGISQVQVNPKIGLTFANGLRSFLRQDPDVIMVGEIRDLETATVAIQASLTGHLVMATLHTNSSVGVVTRLADMGVEKYLIASTLVASLAQRLVRRLCPHCQVPAQLFGKERELVMSYGLDPELFKESSGCEECMQTGYRGRIGIYELFVPGTEDKSIMSRTDDEATLLQHAVANGLVTLMVDGLQKAAQGITSVKEILRVTSE, from the coding sequence ATGTCTCAGGAAGCACACTTTCACATTCCAAATACCGCTATCTGCGCTGGACGCAATGCAAAAGGGCAACCTATTATTTTTGTGGCAACAGAAGAAGATCGCCATAAAGGCGAGTTTGCAGCGTTTGCTTTACGCGAGGCCGTAGATGTTCAAGTGGTCGGCTATGAAAAGCTCTCTACCTTTGAGTCGCGTATTCTTAATGAAGCTGGCGTCGGGCAGGAAAACGTACTTTCAGCGATTGAGGAAATTGATGACTTTGAAGAAGCAGAAAATCTTCTGGAATCGTCTCAAGATGATGCTCCAGTCATTCATTGGGTTGCTTCGGCTATTTCCCGGGCGTTATCACGTGGTTCAAGTGATATTCATATCGAACCATATGAAAAGTTTTCAAAGTTGCGCTTTCGTATAGACGGTGTTTTACATGACGTGGCAACGCTTCCCAAAAAAGCGCACCAACCAGTTATTACTCGCATAAAGGTTTTGGCAGCGCTAAATGTTGCGGAAAGCCGCCTACCACAAGATGGCCGCATGCGTGTAAAAATGGGGAATAACCATACGGATCTTCGAATTTCAACCATCCCGTCATCATTTGGTGAACGTGTTGTTTTACGCTTACTCGAAGGAGCTGGAACTGATCTGACACTTGAGCATGTCGGTTTTACTGGTTCGCAAAAAGAACGCTTTCAACGAGCCATTTTCCAGCCGAATGGTATTATTCTCGTCACAGGTCCGACCGGTTCAGGAAAAACCACCACTCTGTATGCTGCGCTGCGTGAACTAAAAAGTCCAGAACGCAACATTTTGACGATTGAAGATCCGGTTGAATATCGAATTGAAGGCATTTCACAGGTTCAGGTGAACCCAAAAATTGGCCTTACATTCGCGAATGGTTTGCGCTCTTTCTTGCGTCAAGATCCTGATGTCATTATGGTCGGTGAAATCCGCGACTTGGAAACGGCAACCGTTGCCATCCAAGCGTCGCTTACCGGTCACCTTGTCATGGCAACACTGCATACAAATTCATCAGTTGGTGTTGTCACACGTTTAGCCGATATGGGTGTCGAAAAATATTTAATTGCTTCAACCCTCGTAGCGTCATTAGCACAACGTCTGGTTCGCCGACTCTGTCCGCATTGTCAAGTTCCAGCACAGCTTTTTGGCAAAGAGCGCGAGTTGGTCATGAGTTATGGGTTAGATCCTGAGCTATTTAAAGAATCTTCTGGCTGTGAAGAGTGCATGCAGACAGGGTATCGCGGCCGAATAGGCATTTATGAATTGTTTGTGCCGGGTACCGAAGATAAAAGCATTATGAGTCGTACAGATGACGAAGCAACTTTGCTGCAACATGCGGTAGCCAATGGGTTAGTCACGTTAATGGTTGACGGTTTGCAAAAAGCGGCTCAGGGTATTACATCGGTTAAAGAGATTTTACGGGTTACATCGGAGTAA
- a CDS encoding secretin N-terminal domain-containing protein, with protein sequence MKCFVLRNLAKCVVVSLIVFGIAWQTASANTKLNFNQVDIKEFIKFAADYAGLNLVYNVDNVKGKITVYSPGDASREDVLQILDTILEIYGYAAARDGNMLILTANTEAPRYAGAAVGAIEEASGTQVMFLRTTYLAIADVVNLIKPIVSARAYIAPIPNRNMMMIVDNTTNVMRVKSLLAKLDNFADDNRFETLSPQHYSSFDMAERLKLLFPKAGIKDAVIMPLREENRLYIYGSAQEVATLKRLSAQMDQAFIQRSNGVYVTPLKFANSEEVVKVLTAVFKELTSAGKPVNFTADLAINAVVVNCEQTDYDNIRQVIEKLDQPQKQVYIEALVIETSVTHSDAFGVSWTAGGGDNNNVALGSSNMSGAGVSSSAFATELMSGKIPSVPAGLSLGFIGNSITYQGFTFPTITALVNALKTKSYINILSNPKILTINNQEAEIFVGENRPYVTSEKFDSNNNPIQTYEYKDVGIRLRVKPQISQDGMVKHNIYQEIIKVAAQSASSTQPITLKRSTNTNVMVPDANTIVISGLIDNDTNTVKQEVPCLVDLPVLGYAFRNTSGSTDKKNLLVFVTPYIVNTAYDSDIVTKTMLDRYDDFYQKIYQDVFEITPEIYKERNIVNPATEFLNNESR encoded by the coding sequence ATGAAGTGTTTTGTTTTAAGAAATTTGGCTAAGTGTGTTGTTGTTTCTTTGATTGTTTTTGGAATTGCATGGCAGACCGCATCAGCGAATACAAAGTTAAACTTCAATCAGGTTGACATTAAAGAGTTTATTAAATTCGCTGCCGACTATGCAGGGTTAAACCTTGTTTATAATGTTGATAATGTTAAAGGAAAAATAACCGTCTACTCTCCTGGTGATGCCAGCCGTGAAGATGTCTTACAAATCCTCGATACTATCCTTGAAATATATGGGTATGCCGCCGCACGCGATGGGAATATGCTGATTCTTACTGCAAATACAGAAGCCCCGCGCTATGCCGGTGCTGCCGTTGGCGCTATTGAAGAGGCAAGCGGTACACAAGTAATGTTCTTACGCACGACGTACCTCGCGATTGCAGATGTGGTGAATCTTATCAAGCCAATTGTATCGGCACGTGCTTATATTGCCCCTATCCCCAACCGGAACATGATGATGATCGTGGATAACACCACCAATGTCATGCGCGTGAAATCGTTGCTCGCTAAGCTCGACAATTTTGCCGATGATAACCGATTTGAAACACTTTCCCCCCAGCACTATTCATCCTTTGATATGGCAGAACGCCTGAAATTGCTTTTCCCCAAAGCCGGCATTAAAGACGCTGTTATTATGCCATTGCGTGAAGAAAATCGCCTCTACATATACGGTTCTGCTCAGGAAGTTGCCACCTTAAAGCGGTTGAGCGCACAAATGGATCAAGCATTTATTCAGCGTTCGAATGGGGTGTATGTAACGCCGTTAAAATTTGCCAATTCTGAAGAGGTGGTAAAAGTTTTAACGGCTGTTTTCAAAGAACTTACGAGTGCAGGGAAACCAGTAAATTTCACTGCCGACCTTGCCATTAACGCTGTGGTAGTCAATTGCGAACAAACAGATTATGACAATATCCGCCAAGTAATTGAAAAACTCGATCAACCGCAAAAGCAAGTTTATATTGAAGCCCTTGTTATCGAAACCAGCGTTACGCACTCTGATGCCTTTGGTGTTTCATGGACCGCTGGTGGTGGGGATAACAATAATGTTGCGCTGGGAAGCTCGAACATGTCAGGGGCTGGCGTATCGTCATCCGCTTTTGCTACCGAGCTTATGTCTGGCAAAATACCTTCTGTGCCTGCTGGACTCAGCCTCGGCTTTATTGGTAACTCTATAACCTATCAGGGGTTTACTTTCCCAACCATTACAGCCTTAGTGAATGCCTTAAAAACGAAGAGCTATATTAACATCCTTTCAAATCCAAAAATATTGACCATCAATAATCAGGAAGCAGAAATATTTGTCGGGGAAAACCGTCCATATGTAACCAGTGAAAAATTTGACAGCAACAATAATCCTATTCAAACGTATGAATATAAAGATGTCGGTATTCGTCTTCGTGTAAAACCACAAATCAGCCAAGATGGCATGGTAAAGCACAATATTTATCAGGAAATTATCAAAGTTGCGGCTCAGTCAGCCTCATCAACGCAACCAATTACGCTGAAACGTTCGACCAACACCAACGTTATGGTACCTGATGCTAACACAATTGTGATCAGCGGCTTGATTGATAACGATACAAATACTGTCAAACAGGAAGTCCCCTGCCTCGTAGATCTACCAGTGCTCGGATATGCGTTTCGTAACACGAGCGGATCGACGGACAAGAAAAATCTTCTCGTATTTGTTACGCCCTATATTGTTAATACGGCATATGATTCAGATATTGTTACCAAAACGATGCTCGATCGCTATGACGACTTCTATCAAAAAATTTATCAGGATGTTTTTGAAATCACTCCGGAGATCTATAAAGAACGTAACATTGTCAACCCTGCGACTGAGTTCCTGAATAACGAGTCGCGCTAA
- a CDS encoding AI-2E family transporter, which translates to MLKVVRSWYEDHFSNPQVAILTISLVIGFSIVIFLGNLLMPFFAALVLAYLLDGIITFLQRFKVPRNFGVVTVFIFFMGFIGLFVFTVVPVATRQLTQLARELPTMVLSLQSVLLSLPEKYPEFISPQQVRSLIETTIAEFGNISQHIVSLSLASVTGAIAFLVYLVLVPLMIFFMLKDKNNLIVWFTRFLPYERSLLNGVWEDVNSKIASYIRGKATEIFIVWVVTFVTFKFLGLNFTMLLSLLVGFSVLVPYVGATVVTFPIAFIAYFQWGIGDQFFYIMIAYAIIQFLDGNILVPLLFSEMVNIHPIAIIVAILVFGGVWGFWGIFFSIPLATLVQAIIRAWPDRKVLLRESSHIIHN; encoded by the coding sequence ATGTTAAAAGTAGTGCGAAGTTGGTACGAAGATCATTTTTCAAATCCCCAAGTTGCGATCTTGACCATTTCTCTAGTCATAGGATTTAGTATCGTTATTTTTTTGGGAAATCTGTTAATGCCATTCTTTGCCGCATTAGTGTTAGCGTATCTACTCGACGGTATAATTACTTTCCTGCAGAGATTTAAGGTGCCTCGGAATTTCGGTGTGGTGACCGTATTTATTTTCTTTATGGGTTTTATTGGGTTGTTTGTTTTTACTGTTGTTCCTGTCGCGACACGCCAACTTACACAACTGGCGCGTGAGTTACCTACTATGGTGCTTTCTTTACAAAGCGTCTTACTTAGTCTTCCTGAAAAGTACCCAGAATTTATCAGTCCGCAACAAGTTCGTTCCTTGATCGAAACTACCATTGCTGAATTTGGAAATATTAGCCAACATATTGTATCTTTATCACTTGCATCGGTTACAGGAGCAATTGCTTTCCTTGTTTACCTTGTATTGGTGCCCTTAATGATTTTCTTTATGTTGAAAGATAAAAACAATCTTATCGTTTGGTTTACCCGCTTCTTACCTTACGAAAGATCGCTCTTGAATGGGGTATGGGAAGATGTCAATAGTAAAATTGCCAGCTATATCCGTGGAAAAGCAACAGAAATTTTTATTGTGTGGGTAGTTACATTTGTGACGTTTAAGTTTCTTGGCTTAAACTTCACCATGCTTCTTTCCTTGCTGGTAGGATTTTCCGTGCTTGTGCCATATGTTGGCGCCACGGTAGTAACGTTTCCAATTGCGTTTATCGCATATTTCCAATGGGGGATTGGGGATCAGTTTTTCTACATCATGATTGCTTACGCCATCATTCAGTTCCTTGATGGTAACATCCTCGTTCCATTACTTTTTTCGGAAATGGTCAACATTCATCCTATAGCAATTATTGTGGCCATATTAGTGTTTGGAGGGGTATGGGGATTCTGGGGAATTTTCTTTTCTATTCCCTTGGCAACACTAGTCCAAGCAATTATACGGGCTTGGCCTGATAGGAAAGTGCTTCTGCGGGAGTCTTCTCATATTATTCATAATTGA